One region of Streptomyces sp. NBC_00442 genomic DNA includes:
- a CDS encoding citrate synthase 2 — protein sequence MSDFVPGLEGVVAFETEIAEPDKEGGALRYRGVDIEDLVGHVSFGNVWGLLVDGAFNPGLPPAEPFPIPVHSGDIRVDVQSALAMLAPVWGLKPLLDIDERTARDNLARAAVMALSYVAQSARGQGLPMVPQREIDKAESVVERFMIRWRGEPDPKHVKAVDAYWTSAAEHGMNASTFTARVIASTGADVAAALSGAVGAMSGPLHGGAPSRVLGMIEEIERTGDATAYVKQALDKGERLMGFGHRVYRAEDPRARVLRRTAKELAAPRFEVAEALEKAALEELHARRPDRVLATNVEFWAAIVLDFAEVPAHMFTSMFTCARTAGWSAHILEQKRTGRLVRPSARYVGPGSRDPQSIEGYADISDAPGGAGLAG from the coding sequence ATGTCCGACTTCGTACCCGGACTTGAGGGAGTCGTCGCGTTCGAGACGGAGATCGCCGAGCCGGACAAGGAGGGCGGTGCCCTTCGCTACCGGGGCGTCGACATCGAGGACCTGGTCGGACACGTCTCCTTCGGGAACGTGTGGGGCCTGCTGGTGGACGGGGCGTTCAACCCCGGCCTGCCGCCGGCCGAGCCGTTCCCCATTCCCGTCCACTCCGGGGACATCCGGGTGGACGTGCAGTCCGCGCTCGCCATGCTGGCGCCGGTGTGGGGGCTCAAGCCCCTGCTCGACATCGACGAGCGGACCGCCCGCGACAACCTGGCCCGCGCCGCCGTCATGGCGCTCTCCTACGTCGCCCAGTCGGCGCGCGGGCAGGGCCTGCCCATGGTGCCGCAGCGCGAGATCGACAAGGCGGAGTCCGTCGTCGAGCGATTCATGATCCGCTGGCGCGGCGAGCCGGACCCCAAGCACGTCAAGGCGGTCGACGCGTACTGGACGAGCGCCGCCGAACACGGCATGAACGCCTCGACGTTCACCGCCCGGGTGATCGCCTCCACCGGCGCGGACGTCGCGGCCGCGCTGTCCGGCGCGGTCGGCGCGATGTCGGGGCCGCTGCACGGCGGCGCCCCCTCGCGCGTACTCGGCATGATCGAGGAGATCGAGCGGACCGGGGACGCGACGGCGTACGTGAAGCAGGCCCTCGACAAGGGCGAGCGCCTGATGGGCTTCGGCCACCGCGTCTACCGCGCCGAGGATCCGCGAGCCCGGGTGCTGCGCCGCACCGCCAAGGAGCTGGCCGCGCCGCGCTTCGAGGTCGCCGAGGCGCTGGAGAAGGCCGCCCTGGAGGAGCTGCACGCACGGCGGCCCGACCGGGTGCTCGCGACGAACGTGGAGTTCTGGGCGGCGATCGTCCTGGACTTCGCGGAGGTTCCGGCGCACATGTTCACGTCGATGTTCACCTGCGCGCGGACGGCGGGCTGGTCGGCGCACATCCTGGAGCAGAAGCGCACGGGCCGCCTGGTGCGCCCTTCCGCCCGCTACGTCGGTCCGGGCTCGCGCGACCCGCAGTCGATCGAGGGGTACGCCGACATCTCGGACGCGCCGGGCGGCGCCGGCCTCGCGGGCTGA
- the pdxH gene encoding pyridoxamine 5'-phosphate oxidase, with the protein MGRVTDLDPAAMREQYRTTLLAEEDLAPTPMGQFARWFKEAVAGGLHEPNAMVVATATPDGRPSTRTVLLKSYDEHGFVFFTNYASRKAAELTANPYVSLLFPWHQLARQVIVTGTASRVPRAETERYFRSRPHGSRLGAWASDQSTVIASRSELTERYEELTARYPEGSEVPAPEHWGGFRVAPGSVEFWQGHENRLHDRLRYAAEGDTWHVERLAP; encoded by the coding sequence ATGGGCCGGGTGACCGACCTGGACCCCGCAGCGATGCGCGAGCAGTACCGCACCACCCTCCTCGCCGAGGAGGACCTCGCCCCCACGCCCATGGGGCAGTTCGCCCGCTGGTTCAAGGAGGCCGTCGCCGGCGGCCTGCACGAGCCCAACGCGATGGTCGTCGCCACCGCCACTCCCGACGGGCGCCCCTCGACCCGCACGGTGCTCCTGAAGTCCTACGACGAGCACGGCTTCGTCTTCTTCACCAACTACGCCTCGCGCAAGGCGGCCGAACTCACCGCGAACCCGTACGTCTCGCTGCTCTTCCCCTGGCACCAGCTGGCCCGGCAGGTCATCGTGACCGGCACCGCGTCCCGCGTCCCGCGCGCCGAGACCGAGCGCTACTTCCGCAGCCGCCCGCACGGCTCCCGGCTCGGCGCCTGGGCCAGCGACCAGTCCACGGTGATCGCCTCGCGCTCCGAACTGACCGAACGCTACGAGGAGTTGACGGCCCGATACCCCGAGGGGAGCGAGGTTCCGGCGCCCGAGCACTGGGGCGGCTTCCGGGTCGCACCGGGGAGCGTCGAGTTCTGGCAGGGCCACGAGAACCGGCTGCACGACCGGCTGCGGTATGCCGCCGAGGGCGACACCTGGCACGTGGAGCGCCTGGCGCCCTGA
- a CDS encoding PAS domain-containing protein yields MSASRSEATRVTGPEGSGTEPAGPPAQEPGGDLLAALLDGMDAALCAFDADGVVTHWNREAERILGWAADEAVGRRGFAGWAVRAADAEEIHERLMAVMDAPGRQVHEFALLRKDGSRVLVRTQSAGVRGADGAAAGVYCAFSEVHAQIDLERSIALSEALFEDGSWGVALVDVDLRPTVVNAYAARALGTARATLLGRPLGELIVQGVENLEGALQHVLAEGSPASPAEVWVVLRTAEGERRRCLRSGFLRLSSPLAEEPVPLGVGWLFQDVTDQKLAEQEADRLRFRSNQLHRAARNAAECEDPMEAVTTHLDFAVAGFADHALVDLVVGERLVRAVATPAGAPGPAAPVAGGGIPVRYAPGHPALQAVDRTGSVRACAGGDTWAAERQWPPDAAHALCVVLRSRGRTLGVLTFLRGPARPAFERPDAAYAESVASRVAASADLALTSPTPSRPA; encoded by the coding sequence ATGAGTGCTTCCCGGAGCGAGGCCACCCGGGTCACGGGCCCGGAGGGATCCGGTACGGAACCCGCGGGCCCGCCCGCCCAGGAACCCGGCGGGGACCTCCTCGCCGCGCTGCTCGACGGGATGGACGCCGCGCTCTGTGCCTTCGACGCGGACGGCGTCGTCACGCACTGGAACCGCGAGGCCGAGCGGATCCTCGGCTGGGCGGCCGACGAGGCCGTCGGGCGCCGCGGATTCGCGGGCTGGGCGGTGCGGGCCGCCGACGCCGAGGAGATCCACGAGCGCCTGATGGCGGTGATGGACGCACCGGGCCGCCAGGTCCACGAGTTCGCCCTGCTGCGCAAGGACGGCAGCCGCGTCCTGGTCCGTACGCAGTCGGCGGGCGTGCGGGGCGCGGACGGCGCCGCGGCCGGGGTGTACTGCGCGTTCAGCGAGGTGCACGCGCAGATCGACCTGGAGCGGTCCATCGCCCTGAGCGAGGCCCTGTTCGAGGACGGGTCCTGGGGCGTCGCCCTGGTCGACGTCGACCTGCGGCCCACCGTCGTCAACGCCTACGCCGCGCGGGCGCTCGGCACCGCCCGCGCGACCCTGCTCGGCCGCCCGCTGGGCGAGCTGATCGTCCAGGGCGTCGAGAACCTGGAGGGCGCGCTCCAGCACGTTCTGGCCGAGGGCTCACCGGCCAGTCCCGCCGAGGTGTGGGTGGTGCTGCGCACCGCGGAGGGCGAGCGGCGGCGCTGCCTGCGCAGCGGCTTCCTGCGGCTGTCGTCCCCGCTCGCGGAGGAACCGGTGCCGCTGGGGGTCGGCTGGCTCTTCCAGGACGTCACCGACCAGAAGCTCGCGGAACAGGAGGCGGACCGGCTCCGTTTCCGCTCCAACCAGCTCCACCGGGCCGCGCGGAACGCCGCCGAGTGCGAGGACCCGATGGAGGCGGTCACCACGCACCTGGACTTCGCCGTGGCCGGGTTCGCCGACCACGCCCTCGTCGACCTGGTCGTGGGGGAGCGGCTGGTGCGGGCCGTGGCCACGCCGGCCGGCGCCCCGGGCCCCGCGGCCCCGGTCGCGGGCGGCGGCATCCCGGTCCGCTACGCGCCGGGCCACCCGGCCCTCCAGGCGGTGGACCGTACGGGGTCGGTACGGGCCTGCGCGGGCGGCGATACCTGGGCGGCCGAGCGCCAGTGGCCGCCGGACGCGGCCCACGCCCTGTGCGTGGTGCTCCGCAGCCGCGGCCGCACCCTGGGCGTCCTGACCTTCCTGCGCGGCCCGGCCCGGCCGGCCTTCGAACGGCCCGACGCGGCGTACGCGGAAAGCGTGGCATCCCGGGTGGCCGCCTCGGCCGACCTCGCCCTGACCTCGCCCACCCCGAGCCGCCCTGCCTGA
- a CDS encoding SIS domain-containing protein yields MSESKLAGQFFDAAIGLLGRVRDEESLNVAAAGAVIADTVEAGGRLFAFGAGHSSLAAQDVVYRAGGFALMNLLAVPGVVGVDVMPATLGSALERVDGLAGAVLDSSPAKPGDVLVIISLSGRNALPVEMAMNARALGLKVIGVTSVAYAESTRSRHVSGTFLRDHCDVVLDSKIAVGDAELTHDGIEAPFAPASTVVTSALMQATMAAAAEALVARGIEPPLLRSGNVDGGHEWNGRVMAEYGDRIFFRH; encoded by the coding sequence ATGAGCGAGAGCAAGCTGGCCGGTCAGTTCTTCGACGCCGCGATCGGGCTCCTGGGGCGGGTGCGGGACGAGGAGTCGCTGAACGTCGCGGCCGCGGGCGCGGTGATCGCGGACACGGTGGAGGCGGGCGGCCGGCTGTTCGCCTTCGGCGCCGGGCACTCCTCGCTCGCCGCCCAGGACGTGGTCTACCGCGCCGGCGGATTCGCCCTGATGAACCTGCTCGCGGTGCCGGGCGTGGTCGGCGTCGACGTCATGCCCGCGACGCTCGGCTCCGCCCTCGAACGGGTCGACGGCCTGGCCGGCGCGGTGCTCGACTCCAGCCCCGCCAAGCCGGGGGACGTCCTCGTGATCATCTCGCTGTCCGGGCGCAACGCGCTGCCCGTGGAGATGGCGATGAACGCGCGGGCGCTCGGGCTCAAGGTCATCGGGGTGACGTCGGTGGCGTACGCCGAGAGCACGCGGTCGCGGCACGTCTCGGGGACGTTCCTGCGCGACCACTGCGACGTGGTGCTCGACAGCAAGATCGCGGTGGGGGACGCGGAGCTGACCCACGACGGCATCGAGGCGCCCTTCGCGCCGGCGTCCACGGTGGTGACCAGCGCGCTGATGCAGGCGACGATGGCGGCGGCGGCGGAGGCGCTGGTCGCCCGGGGGATCGAGCCTCCGCTTCTTCGTTCGGGGAACGTCGACGGGGGCCACGAGTGGAATGGGCGTGTGATGGCGGAGTACGGCGACCGCATCTTCTTCCGCCACTAG
- a CDS encoding metal-dependent transcriptional regulator, which translates to MSGLIDTTEMYLRTILELEEEGVVPMRARIAERLDQSGPTVSQTVARMERDGLVQVAGDRHLELTDEGRRLATRVMRKHRLAECLLVDVIGLEWEQVHAEACRWEHVMSEAVERRVLELLRHPTESPYGNPIPGLEELGEKAEADAFLDDGIISLGELDPGAEGKTVVVRRIGEPIQTDAQLMYTLRRAGVQPGSVVSVTQSPGGLLIGSSGEAAELTPDVASHVFVAKR; encoded by the coding sequence ATGTCCGGACTGATCGACACCACGGAGATGTATCTCCGCACCATCCTCGAACTGGAGGAGGAGGGTGTGGTCCCCATGCGCGCCCGCATCGCCGAGCGCCTGGACCAGAGCGGCCCGACCGTGAGCCAGACGGTGGCGCGCATGGAGCGCGACGGTCTGGTGCAGGTCGCGGGCGACCGCCATCTGGAGCTGACCGACGAAGGCCGCCGCCTGGCGACGCGCGTCATGCGCAAGCACCGGCTCGCCGAGTGCCTGCTCGTCGACGTGATCGGCCTGGAGTGGGAGCAGGTGCACGCGGAGGCCTGCCGCTGGGAGCACGTCATGAGCGAGGCGGTGGAGCGCCGCGTCCTTGAGCTGCTGCGGCACCCCACCGAGTCGCCGTACGGCAACCCGATCCCCGGCCTCGAAGAGCTGGGCGAGAAGGCCGAGGCCGACGCCTTCCTGGACGACGGCATCATCAGCCTGGGCGAGCTCGACCCGGGAGCCGAGGGCAAGACGGTGGTCGTACGCCGGATCGGCGAGCCGATCCAGACCGACGCCCAGCTGATGTACACGCTGCGACGGGCGGGCGTGCAGCCCGGGTCCGTGGTGAGCGTGACGCAGTCGCCGGGCGGGCTCCTGATCGGCAGCAGCGGCGAGGCCGCGGAGCTGACGCCGGATGTCGCCTCGCACGTCTTCGTCGCCAAGCGCTGA
- a CDS encoding alpha/beta fold hydrolase, which yields MVRRIDVTGAGGVRLAAWEFAEQPKGRPEADGAPGVLLLHGLMGRASHWASTARWLAEKHRAVAIDQRGHGRSDKPAEGPFTREVYVADAEAAVEQLGLGPVTLIGHSMGALTAWQLAAKRPDLVRALVICDMRASALGAASQREWEDWFKAWPVPFATLADVRKWFGEDDPWVERPSPSRGEFFAEVMAERADGWRPVFSRRQMLTSRATWVHDAHWEELAQVECPALVVRGLDGELGRAESQEMVRVLPRGQYAEVADAGHLVHYDQPEGWRDAVEPFLAGALTP from the coding sequence ATGGTGCGGCGCATCGACGTGACAGGGGCCGGCGGGGTTCGCCTCGCCGCCTGGGAGTTCGCGGAGCAGCCGAAGGGCCGCCCGGAGGCGGACGGCGCCCCCGGGGTCCTCCTGCTCCACGGCCTGATGGGCCGGGCCTCGCACTGGGCGTCCACGGCCCGCTGGCTGGCCGAGAAGCACCGGGCGGTCGCCATCGACCAGCGGGGCCACGGCCGCAGCGACAAGCCGGCGGAGGGCCCCTTCACGCGCGAGGTCTACGTGGCCGACGCGGAGGCAGCCGTCGAACAGCTGGGCCTCGGTCCGGTGACCCTCATCGGGCACTCCATGGGCGCCCTCACCGCGTGGCAGCTCGCCGCCAAGCGGCCCGACCTGGTGCGCGCCCTGGTCATCTGCGACATGCGGGCCTCGGCGCTCGGAGCGGCCTCGCAGCGCGAGTGGGAGGACTGGTTCAAGGCCTGGCCGGTGCCGTTCGCGACGCTCGCCGACGTACGCAAGTGGTTCGGCGAGGACGACCCGTGGGTGGAGCGGCCGAGCCCCTCGCGGGGGGAGTTCTTCGCGGAGGTGATGGCGGAGCGGGCGGACGGCTGGCGCCCGGTCTTCTCCCGCCGACAGATGCTGACCTCACGCGCGACCTGGGTGCACGACGCCCACTGGGAGGAGCTGGCCCAGGTCGAGTGCCCCGCACTGGTGGTGCGGGGCCTGGACGGCGAGCTGGGGCGCGCGGAGTCCCAGGAGATGGTGCGGGTGCTGCCGCGCGGGCAGTACGCGGAGGTGGCCGATGCGGGGCACCTCGTCCACTACGACCAGCCGGAGGGGTGGCGCGACGCGGTGGAGCCCTTCCTGGCCGGCGCCCTCACCCCCTGA